One Streptomyces sp. CNQ-509 DNA window includes the following coding sequences:
- a CDS encoding MoxR family ATPase, with product MSEWLIYRGTGAPHEGMERLPAPPPWREFDGGPPVPPPAALEPSSERRLGQRRREASHHRPSTRECEMVNAALYLRRPLLVTGQAGSGKSTLAHSVAYELGLGRVLTWPIVSRSTLRDGLYAYDAIGRLQDAQLDRAARRADTAGASGAEGAAEEPGGGIGRYIRLGPLGTALLPSARPRVLLVDELDKSDIDLPNDLLHVLEEGEFTIPELERIADRAPVVEVLSDDGTKVPVRGGRVRCGAFPFIVLTSNGEREFPAPLRRRCIELQLPVPDRARLTGMVRAHFPEGDDERFTELIDRFLAAGPGDVRAVDQLLNAIELTRQADWDQADGSARRVTEELMRPINRPR from the coding sequence GTGAGCGAGTGGCTCATCTACCGAGGCACCGGCGCCCCCCACGAAGGCATGGAGAGACTGCCGGCACCGCCTCCGTGGCGAGAATTCGACGGCGGTCCACCGGTGCCTCCGCCGGCCGCGCTGGAGCCCTCCTCCGAGCGCAGACTCGGCCAGCGGCGCCGCGAGGCCAGCCACCACCGGCCCAGCACCCGCGAGTGCGAGATGGTCAACGCCGCGCTGTATCTGCGCCGCCCGCTGCTCGTCACCGGGCAGGCAGGCAGCGGCAAGAGCACGCTCGCGCATTCCGTGGCGTACGAGCTGGGCCTCGGCCGGGTCCTGACCTGGCCCATCGTCAGCCGCAGCACCCTGCGCGACGGCCTGTACGCCTACGACGCGATCGGCCGCCTCCAGGACGCCCAGCTCGACCGCGCCGCTCGCCGGGCCGACACCGCCGGCGCCTCCGGCGCGGAGGGCGCCGCCGAGGAGCCCGGCGGCGGCATCGGGCGCTACATCCGCCTCGGGCCGCTGGGCACCGCGCTGCTGCCCTCCGCGCGCCCGCGCGTGCTGCTCGTCGACGAGCTGGACAAGAGCGACATCGACCTGCCGAACGACCTCCTCCACGTGCTGGAGGAGGGCGAGTTCACGATCCCCGAGCTGGAGCGGATCGCCGACCGCGCGCCGGTCGTCGAGGTGCTCAGCGACGACGGTACGAAAGTGCCCGTGCGCGGCGGCCGGGTCCGCTGCGGCGCCTTCCCGTTCATCGTGCTCACCAGCAACGGCGAGCGCGAGTTCCCGGCGCCGCTGCGCCGCCGCTGCATCGAGCTGCAACTGCCGGTGCCGGACCGGGCGCGGCTGACGGGGATGGTCCGGGCGCACTTCCCCGAGGGCGACGACGAGCGGTTCACGGAGCTGATCGACCGCTTCCTGGCCGCGGGCCCCGGCGACGTACGGGCCGTGGATCAACTGCTGAACGCCATCGAGCTGACCCGGCAGGCCGATTGGGACCAGGCGGACGGCTCCGCCCGGCGCGTGACCGAGGAGCTGATGCGGCCCATCAACAGGCCGCGGTGA
- a CDS encoding SAV_2336 N-terminal domain-related protein — translation MAGREAAAGGQGKAEELVGRLLAAGLPPDARGLADVLWFAEELARSAEAVGGAEARADAPGPANRMESATFPEAADAADDSGSAPAGGDGDGTDGTGAGARAAPERRVGLAAGPGLLPRTPMPDAVDTPAYRQVGRVGVPEPAALPALVPLQRALRPLRRYQPRVAAVAPGELDEEETAELSARADLVIPVLRTPRRRATLQLLMDASPAMEVWSRLLEDLRTVAERSGAFRDVTVHRLHPLPDGGVGCTGEAGRPSMLQDAGQLHDPGGRRLTLVLSDCAGPMWHDGRMQRMLHGWLGTAPVAVVQPLPHRRWREMPFAALPGLLVRHPGPYPTLEFRPGTRGDVPPAGARALPVLAPEPAAVGTWARLLAAGEGLSLPGAAGWVRRDHTAAPAAVARPADVRPDPAATLAAFDATASPAARLLAIHLAAVPLVLPVIRLVQRALFPDTGPAETAEILLSELVVARDPARGAGREPAREPVGDDPWFDFRPGVRELLLRRLSHGEAALVLKHCSLYIERTFGQGARNFPAVAVAYLSGEDREPDLGGAKVPDQFARVSEQVLRAFQPAYRGPAAAGGAELLRQYEETRSVRDLLDAVRALRRAVVEERDTAQQGLLARALLLHWQRLREPDALAEAEQWARSALAADGPGAPAGGGVPAAGAPPLRERLTYAEVMWEVARERVADGEHEQAVAALRASAAQLRDSRALATTHAARRERGGLLAEVLRRLHSLTGDGAALHEAEETIDELLAGWPDEELVPARLFLARGRVTLGRAQAEHTVDETRAYGLRAAADLRTGVDLLRMEGGPELRRQECEALLDLAEANTTAAGDAGAARALAALDRAGRLAAALDDYRLQAESLRRKARVRIAEFTRGGGAELLVEADGWLTDALALLPPGAALYGEVLTEHGELLLRRGRLAPEDAGLRGRAVPVLREVLAETPQRHPDLPRRQLLFGRALRLRYEASGTRTDLYEAEWVLDRAAREDDAPARVRAQAWLELGDVQLLIDIRTEFRQRQERAADCYRRAAMLAEEAGDAEEAARAHHRRGQMLEPTAGRAVALRAYRDAWEQWSRAEQTESEGALVTREQIRALEAGG, via the coding sequence ATGGCCGGGCGCGAGGCTGCTGCGGGCGGGCAGGGGAAGGCCGAGGAGCTGGTGGGCCGGCTCCTGGCGGCCGGGCTGCCGCCGGACGCCCGCGGCCTCGCCGACGTCCTGTGGTTCGCGGAGGAGCTGGCGCGCAGCGCGGAGGCGGTCGGCGGCGCCGAGGCGCGCGCCGACGCGCCGGGGCCGGCGAACCGCATGGAATCAGCCACATTTCCCGAAGCCGCCGACGCTGCAGACGACTCCGGTTCCGCGCCCGCCGGGGGCGACGGCGACGGCACCGACGGGACGGGCGCGGGGGCGCGGGCCGCGCCCGAGCGGCGCGTGGGACTGGCGGCCGGGCCGGGACTGCTACCGCGTACGCCCATGCCCGACGCCGTGGACACCCCCGCCTACCGGCAGGTCGGCCGCGTCGGCGTGCCGGAGCCCGCGGCGCTGCCCGCCCTGGTGCCCCTGCAGCGCGCGCTGCGCCCGCTGCGGCGCTACCAGCCGCGGGTCGCGGCCGTGGCGCCCGGCGAGCTGGACGAGGAGGAGACCGCGGAGCTGAGCGCGCGGGCCGACCTGGTCATCCCCGTGCTGCGGACGCCCCGGCGGCGCGCCACGCTCCAACTGCTCATGGACGCCTCGCCCGCCATGGAGGTGTGGAGCCGGCTGCTGGAGGACCTGCGTACGGTCGCCGAGCGCTCCGGCGCGTTCCGTGACGTCACCGTGCACCGCCTGCACCCGCTGCCGGACGGCGGCGTCGGCTGCACGGGCGAGGCGGGGCGGCCTTCGATGCTCCAGGACGCCGGCCAGCTGCACGACCCCGGCGGGCGCCGGCTGACGCTCGTGCTCAGCGACTGCGCGGGCCCGATGTGGCACGACGGCCGGATGCAGCGGATGCTGCACGGCTGGCTCGGCACCGCCCCCGTCGCCGTCGTCCAGCCGCTGCCGCACCGGCGGTGGCGGGAGATGCCGTTCGCCGCGCTGCCCGGGCTCCTCGTCCGGCACCCGGGACCGTACCCGACGCTGGAGTTCCGCCCCGGCACCCGCGGCGACGTGCCCCCGGCCGGCGCCCGCGCGCTGCCCGTGCTCGCGCCCGAGCCCGCCGCCGTCGGCACCTGGGCCCGGCTGCTGGCCGCCGGCGAGGGGCTGTCGCTGCCCGGCGCCGCCGGCTGGGTGCGCCGCGACCACACCGCCGCGCCGGCCGCGGTGGCCCGCCCCGCGGACGTACGCCCCGATCCGGCGGCCACGCTCGCCGCGTTCGACGCGACGGCCTCGCCCGCGGCCCGGCTGCTGGCCATCCACCTGGCCGCCGTGCCGCTCGTCCTGCCCGTCATCCGGCTGGTGCAGCGCGCGCTGTTCCCCGACACCGGGCCCGCGGAGACCGCCGAGATCCTCCTCAGCGAGCTGGTCGTGGCGCGCGACCCGGCGCGCGGAGCGGGGCGTGAGCCGGCGCGCGAACCCGTGGGCGACGACCCGTGGTTCGACTTCCGCCCCGGCGTGCGCGAGCTGCTGCTGCGCCGGCTCAGCCACGGCGAGGCGGCGCTCGTGCTCAAGCACTGCTCGCTCTACATCGAGCGGACCTTCGGGCAGGGCGCGCGCAACTTCCCCGCCGTCGCGGTCGCGTACCTCTCCGGCGAGGACCGCGAGCCCGACCTCGGCGGCGCCAAGGTCCCCGACCAGTTCGCGCGCGTCTCCGAGCAGGTGCTGCGCGCCTTCCAGCCCGCCTACCGCGGACCGGCCGCGGCGGGCGGCGCGGAGCTGCTGCGGCAGTACGAGGAGACCCGCAGCGTCCGCGACCTGCTGGACGCCGTACGGGCCCTGCGCCGCGCCGTCGTCGAGGAGCGGGACACCGCGCAGCAGGGGCTGCTGGCCCGGGCGCTGCTGCTGCACTGGCAGCGGCTGCGCGAGCCGGACGCGCTGGCGGAGGCGGAGCAGTGGGCCCGCAGCGCCCTGGCCGCGGACGGCCCGGGAGCGCCGGCAGGCGGAGGCGTGCCGGCGGCGGGGGCGCCGCCGCTGCGCGAGCGGCTCACGTACGCCGAGGTGATGTGGGAGGTGGCCCGCGAGCGCGTCGCCGACGGCGAGCACGAACAGGCCGTGGCGGCGCTCCGCGCCTCCGCCGCCCAACTGCGCGACAGCCGCGCCCTGGCCACCACCCACGCCGCCCGCCGCGAGCGCGGCGGCCTCCTCGCCGAGGTGCTGCGCCGGCTGCACTCCCTCACCGGCGACGGCGCGGCGCTGCACGAGGCCGAGGAGACGATAGACGAGCTGCTGGCCGGCTGGCCCGACGAAGAGCTGGTGCCCGCGCGGCTCTTCCTCGCCCGCGGCCGGGTCACCCTGGGCCGCGCCCAGGCGGAGCACACGGTGGACGAGACGCGGGCGTACGGGCTGCGCGCCGCGGCCGACCTGCGTACCGGCGTCGACCTGCTGCGCATGGAGGGCGGCCCGGAGCTGCGGCGCCAGGAGTGCGAGGCGCTGCTCGACCTGGCGGAGGCGAACACCACCGCGGCCGGCGACGCGGGCGCCGCCCGCGCGCTCGCCGCGCTCGACCGCGCCGGGCGGCTGGCCGCCGCGCTCGACGACTACCGGCTCCAGGCCGAGAGCCTGCGCCGCAAGGCCCGGGTGCGGATCGCGGAGTTCACCCGCGGCGGCGGCGCCGAGCTGCTGGTCGAGGCCGACGGCTGGCTGACGGACGCGCTGGCGCTGCTGCCGCCCGGCGCGGCGCTCTACGGCGAGGTCCTGACCGAGCACGGCGAGCTGCTGCTGCGCCGCGGCCGGCTGGCCCCGGAGGACGCCGGGCTGCGCGGCCGGGCGGTGCCGGTGCTGCGCGAGGTGCTGGCGGAGACGCCGCAGCGCCATCCGGACCTGCCGCGGCGGCAGTTGCTCTTCGGCCGGGCCCTGCGGTTGCGCTACGAGGCGTCCGGCACCCGCACCGACCTGTACGAGGCGGAGTGGGTGCTCGACCGGGCCGCGCGGGAGGACGACGCGCCCGCACGGGTGCGCGCGCAGGCGTGGCTGGAGCTGGGTGACGTGCAGCTCCTCATCGACATAAGGACCGAGTTCCGGCAGCGGCAGGAGCGGGCGGCGGACTGCTACCGGCGCGCGGCGATGCTGGCCGAGGAGGCGGGCGACGCGGAGGAAGCCGCCCGCGCGCACCACCGGCGCGGGCAGATGCTGGAGCCGACCGCGGGGCGCGCGGTGGCGCTCAGGGCGTACCGGGACGCCTGGGAGCAGTGGAGCCGCGCGGAGCAGACGGAGAGCGAGGGGGCGCTGGTGACCCGTGAGCAGATCCGCGCCCTCGAAGCCGGCGGCTGA
- a CDS encoding FxsB family cyclophane-forming radical SAM/SPASM peptide maturase, with translation MDYGGTGAEEEAPWPGRLLDVDRLRAAGVRAVPFRQFILKVHSRCNLSCTYCYVYHGADSGWRGRPALMPEAVTRRTAQRIAQHVRAHGLRRIHLVLHGGEPLLAGAASLVRQTTVVRAALPAGCAVVAGVQTNGTLLTESALETLAAGGIRVGLSADGGTSELNSRRVDHAGRPAWPALERAARLLRRHPESYGGILCTVDVTASPGAVLDSLCALDPPVIDFLLPHANWSAPPAPVPGRGPTPYGDWLCEVFDLWWNLPRPSPRVRMFTEILGLLLGRPSGTESVGLSPVTALVVETDGAIEQIDSLKSVYEDAAGTGLDVFRNSFDEALNHPGIAARQLGLRALSAQCRSCAVVGVCGGGNYAHRFRAGEGFRNPSVYCADLERLIRHVAHRLAAAVAGQRKVTAGPPCVS, from the coding sequence ATGGACTACGGAGGCACGGGCGCGGAGGAGGAGGCGCCCTGGCCCGGTCGGCTACTGGACGTCGACCGGCTTCGCGCCGCCGGGGTGCGGGCGGTGCCGTTCCGGCAGTTCATCCTGAAGGTGCACAGCCGCTGCAACCTCTCCTGCACCTACTGCTACGTGTACCACGGCGCGGACAGCGGCTGGCGGGGGCGCCCTGCCCTGATGCCGGAGGCGGTCACCCGCCGCACCGCCCAGCGCATCGCTCAGCACGTACGCGCCCACGGGCTGCGTCGGATCCACCTCGTGCTGCACGGCGGCGAACCTCTGCTCGCCGGCGCGGCCTCGCTGGTCCGGCAGACGACGGTGGTGCGCGCGGCGCTGCCGGCCGGATGCGCCGTCGTCGCCGGCGTGCAGACCAACGGCACGCTGCTCACCGAGTCCGCGCTGGAGACGCTCGCCGCCGGCGGCATCCGCGTCGGCCTCAGCGCCGACGGCGGTACGTCCGAGCTGAACAGCCGCCGCGTCGACCACGCCGGGCGGCCCGCCTGGCCCGCCCTGGAGCGCGCGGCCCGGCTCCTGCGCCGGCATCCCGAGAGCTACGGCGGCATCCTGTGCACGGTCGACGTCACCGCCTCGCCGGGCGCGGTGCTGGACTCGTTGTGCGCCCTGGATCCGCCGGTCATCGACTTTCTGCTACCGCACGCCAACTGGTCGGCGCCGCCCGCCCCGGTGCCGGGCCGCGGCCCCACCCCGTACGGCGACTGGCTCTGCGAGGTCTTCGACCTGTGGTGGAACCTGCCCCGCCCGTCGCCCCGGGTGCGGATGTTCACCGAGATCCTCGGGCTGCTGCTGGGCCGGCCGAGCGGCACCGAGTCCGTGGGCCTCTCGCCGGTCACGGCGCTCGTGGTCGAGACCGACGGCGCCATCGAGCAGATCGACTCGCTCAAGTCCGTATACGAGGACGCGGCCGGCACCGGTCTCGACGTCTTCCGCAACTCCTTCGACGAGGCGCTCAACCACCCGGGCATCGCCGCCCGGCAACTGGGCCTGCGGGCGCTGTCCGCGCAGTGCCGGAGCTGCGCGGTCGTCGGGGTGTGCGGCGGGGGCAACTACGCGCACCGCTTCCGGGCCGGCGAGGGGTTCCGCAACCCCTCCGTGTACTGCGCCGATCTGGAGCGGCTCATCAGGCACGTCGCTCACCGTCTGGCGGCCGCGGTCGCGGGGCAGCGGAAGGTGACGGCGGGCCCGCCGTGCGTGAGCTGA
- the fxsT gene encoding FxSxx-COOH system tetratricopeptide repeat protein, with protein sequence MAKPISISYAGFNRPWAAWIAHQLELLGQPTSMLRWSPEAGRPLADELAGLLAAPDRILLVLDDWFFGLGPRGEDEWNEALRTIIPQHGHRFAAASVATDMPVAAAALAPVDLRDLGTVEARRRVLTRLGIDPDAPVRPDREPERAPRFPNDPPVVFNTPRRNYRFTGRDDILEQLHGTLSAAGQGARIALSGISGVGKSQIAVEYTHRFGNDYDVVWFVNASYRMTAREQLADLSVRLNLPVGSNIGDRLRRVRDALRSGRPYRRWLVVFDSADEMELIDDIIPEGDGHVLITTRTRDWAVSGGAEEIEVPHFTRAESTAFARRRAPRLTETEADGLAEAVQDLPLVLSQTAAWLDSSTMAPADYIELLREKEPGKFGISIGSDYPMGFLTSWSITLNGMREKTPAAAAMLNLFACFSPDSIPVSRIVERSDQLPSHLAELAGDPISWHSALRRLSESTAVTIDYLTEPSPETEVEKVQMHRLYHRFLRSDLPEDEREAMSATACRILAAADPRRPTDTREWGRYAELLPHLESAGALESAEPAVQELVLNCIDYLLQRGEYRAALKMCELTLAPWTIRLAPTHSSMITLVHRHAEALRNLGRFRESEAVGRRLVDVLSPVRDEEDPDLLMARNGLGGALLGLGEYEVARRVFEDIRQKYAGLLGADHPRTMSLRSNLASALALLGRYQDALEIYRVLLVERERRLRTRHHQTMASGTRYAWMLRLLGHYEEAHSRQQRNAALHRQIMGEHNPQTLRAEHNLALCLRRLGKLAEADRAMESVVERFTQVQGPRHPETLMVEADYATFLREHRDLHRARELAESVNRRYEAMLGEQHPYTAGTLGNVGLALWPTGDWQVASEIAELALTRMTAAVGPAHPWTLGCALNAAAARNRLDAPDHAEELSRQTVDTVKEVLGARHPMALSAMMALADDLRSLRRSQEAKKVEREAMQNLSDTLGVDHPHTLASRRRERPYWDFEPQPT encoded by the coding sequence ATGGCCAAGCCCATCAGCATCAGTTACGCGGGCTTCAACCGGCCCTGGGCGGCCTGGATCGCCCATCAGCTGGAGTTGCTCGGACAGCCCACCTCGATGCTGCGCTGGAGTCCGGAGGCCGGGCGCCCGCTCGCCGACGAGCTGGCGGGGTTATTGGCGGCGCCCGACCGCATCCTGCTGGTGCTCGACGACTGGTTCTTCGGCCTCGGTCCGCGCGGCGAGGACGAGTGGAACGAAGCCCTGCGGACGATCATCCCACAGCACGGGCACCGGTTCGCCGCCGCCAGCGTGGCCACCGACATGCCGGTCGCCGCCGCGGCCCTGGCGCCCGTGGACCTCCGCGATCTCGGCACCGTCGAAGCCAGGCGCCGCGTCCTCACCCGGCTCGGCATCGACCCGGACGCGCCGGTGCGCCCGGACCGCGAGCCGGAGCGCGCCCCGCGGTTCCCCAACGACCCGCCCGTGGTCTTCAACACCCCCCGCCGCAACTACCGCTTCACCGGCCGCGACGACATCCTGGAACAGCTCCACGGCACGCTCTCCGCCGCCGGCCAGGGCGCCAGGATCGCGCTGTCCGGCATCTCCGGCGTCGGCAAGAGCCAGATCGCCGTCGAGTACACCCACCGGTTCGGCAACGACTACGACGTCGTCTGGTTCGTCAACGCCAGCTACCGCATGACCGCCCGCGAGCAGCTCGCCGACCTCTCCGTACGGCTGAACCTCCCGGTCGGCAGCAACATCGGCGACCGGCTCCGCCGGGTCCGCGACGCACTGCGCTCCGGCCGCCCGTACCGCCGCTGGCTGGTGGTCTTCGACAGCGCCGACGAGATGGAGCTGATCGACGACATCATCCCCGAGGGCGACGGGCACGTGCTCATCACGACCCGCACCCGGGACTGGGCCGTCAGCGGTGGCGCCGAGGAGATCGAGGTCCCGCACTTCACCCGGGCGGAGAGCACCGCCTTCGCGCGCCGCCGCGCGCCCCGGCTCACCGAGACCGAGGCGGACGGACTGGCCGAGGCCGTGCAGGACCTGCCGCTGGTGCTGAGCCAGACGGCGGCGTGGCTCGACTCCAGCACGATGGCCCCGGCCGACTACATCGAGCTGCTGCGCGAGAAGGAGCCCGGCAAGTTCGGCATCAGCATCGGCTCCGACTACCCCATGGGCTTCCTGACGAGCTGGTCGATAACGCTGAACGGGATGCGCGAGAAGACGCCGGCCGCGGCGGCGATGCTCAACCTCTTCGCGTGCTTCTCCCCGGACAGCATTCCGGTGTCCCGCATCGTCGAGCGCAGCGACCAGCTGCCGAGCCATCTGGCGGAGCTGGCCGGCGATCCCATCAGCTGGCACTCCGCCCTGCGCCGGCTGTCGGAATCCACCGCGGTCACGATCGACTACCTCACCGAGCCTTCGCCGGAGACCGAGGTCGAAAAGGTTCAAATGCACCGTCTCTACCACCGCTTCCTGCGGAGTGATCTCCCCGAGGACGAGCGGGAGGCGATGTCGGCGACCGCCTGCCGGATCCTCGCGGCGGCCGACCCCCGCCGTCCCACGGACACCCGGGAGTGGGGGAGGTACGCCGAGCTGCTGCCCCATCTGGAGTCGGCCGGCGCGCTGGAGAGCGCCGAACCGGCGGTGCAGGAGCTGGTCCTCAACTGCATCGACTACCTGCTCCAGCGCGGCGAGTACCGCGCCGCCCTGAAGATGTGCGAGCTGACGCTCGCCCCGTGGACCATCCGGCTCGCACCCACGCACAGCTCGATGATCACCTTGGTGCACCGGCACGCTGAGGCGCTGCGCAACCTCGGCCGCTTCCGCGAGTCCGAGGCCGTCGGCCGTCGGCTGGTGGACGTGCTGAGCCCGGTGCGCGACGAGGAGGACCCCGACCTGCTGATGGCCAGGAACGGCCTGGGCGGCGCGCTGCTGGGCCTCGGCGAGTACGAGGTGGCGCGCCGGGTCTTCGAGGACATCCGGCAGAAGTACGCCGGCCTCCTCGGCGCCGACCATCCCCGCACCATGTCGCTGCGGAGCAACCTCGCCTCCGCCCTCGCCCTGCTCGGCCGGTACCAGGACGCGCTGGAGATCTACCGCGTCCTGCTGGTCGAGCGGGAGCGGCGGCTCCGCACGCGCCACCACCAGACGATGGCCTCCGGCACCCGCTACGCCTGGATGCTCCGCCTCCTCGGCCACTACGAGGAGGCCCACTCCCGGCAGCAGCGCAACGCCGCGCTGCACCGCCAGATCATGGGCGAGCACAACCCGCAGACGCTGCGCGCCGAGCACAACCTCGCGCTGTGCCTGCGCCGCCTCGGCAAGCTCGCCGAGGCCGACCGCGCCATGGAGTCCGTGGTCGAGCGCTTCACCCAGGTCCAGGGCCCCCGGCACCCGGAGACCCTGATGGTCGAGGCCGACTACGCCACCTTCCTGCGCGAGCACCGCGACCTGCACCGGGCCCGGGAGCTGGCCGAGTCCGTCAACCGGCGGTACGAGGCGATGCTCGGCGAGCAGCACCCGTACACCGCCGGCACCCTCGGCAACGTCGGGCTGGCCCTGTGGCCCACCGGCGACTGGCAGGTGGCCTCCGAGATCGCCGAGCTGGCGCTCACCCGGATGACCGCGGCCGTCGGCCCCGCGCACCCGTGGACGCTGGGCTGCGCGCTGAACGCGGCCGCTGCCCGCAACCGGCTGGACGCCCCCGACCACGCCGAGGAGCTGAGCCGGCAGACGGTCGACACCGTCAAGGAAGTCCTCGGCGCCCGGCACCCTATGGCGCTGTCGGCGATGATGGCGCTCGCGGACGACCTGCGGTCGCTGCGCCGCTCGCAGGAGGCGAAGAAGGTGGAGCGGGAGGCGATGCAGAACCTCAGCGACACGCTCGGCGTCGACCACCCGCACACCCTGGCGTCGCGCCGCCGGGAGCGCCCGTACTGGGACTTCGAGCCGCAGCCCACGTAG
- a CDS encoding alpha/beta fold hydrolase — protein sequence MADNRAFAVRPPAMPVLAVGAENSLGQTVSDQVRRYATDVRGEVVADSGHWIFEERPGEMTRLLLDFLR from the coding sequence GTGGCCGACAACCGCGCCTTCGCCGTACGGCCGCCGGCCATGCCGGTGCTCGCCGTCGGTGCCGAGAACAGCCTCGGCCAGACCGTGTCCGACCAGGTACGCCGGTACGCGACCGACGTCAGGGGCGAGGTCGTCGCGGACAGCGGTCACTGGATCTTCGAGGAGCGTCCCGGGGAGATGACCCGCCTGCTGCTCGACTTCCTGCGCTGA